The Leptospira sp. WS60.C2 genome includes the window TGCAAATTCTAAGACAGATTGGCAAAAAGAAAATCCTGATATCACCATTTTAGATTTTTTGAAGAAGTATCGGTATTCAAATGAGTTTATCTACGAGTTTTTATTGCCAACGTTTGCCTTGGTAAACACTTGTAAGACGGAAACTGTAGCTCTGTATCCAGCGGAAACTATTATTGGTTATCACTCCAGAGGTTATTCATATACTCCTCAAGAAACTGCAAAATTTGGTACTAGAGATATTGTCAATCGTCTGACTCAAGGGCTAACAGACATTCGGCTAAACGCAGGGATCTTTGGTATTTACAAAAAAGGAAACAAAACGATCATTCAATTTGAATCGGAAGAAAAAGAGTATGAACATGTAGTTGTTTCCACACAAGCTAATCAGGCAAAAAACCTGCTTGGAAAAGGATTTGAAGAGGAAATCGAAATCCTAAATGAATTTCGTTATGAACCGAGTGATGTTGTTTTACACACTGATCCAAGTTATTTTACAAATCCGAATGTTTCTCTTGTATTTAATATTCGGAATGGTTATGACAAACCAGAAGTCACTTTAGATTTAGCTAGGATCATACCTGAGTTGAAAGGTAAAAAAGTGTTTCAAACATGGAATCCTCATAAACTTCCTACGGATGATCAGATACTAAAATTGGCAAAATTTGAAAGGCCTGTGATGGATGACCGAACCGCCAAAGCCATTCAGAAGATTTCGAATCTGCATTCTAAACCAGATTGTAAACTTTGGTTATGCGGTTCCTATTCTTTGTATGGAATTCCTCTCTTAGAAGCAGGGGCAAAATCTGCCTTACAAGTTGTCTCTAAGATTGTCAAAAAACCAGTCGAAGAGATTATCAAAGCTTAGATACTTTTTTTACAACATAATAATGGTAACTCAATTGGAAGCTATTGGTAAGTTTATCTAGAATAGAACCAAAGATACGAAGTGATAGCTTTAGATACTGAGAATATTGGATAAAACCTTTAATGACTGGTGTTGTCCAGTCTAACTCATGTTCAATTAAGAATCCCATCTGTTGTAGTTGTAATTTGGTTTTGTCAACAGTGCTAATTTG containing:
- a CDS encoding NAD(P)-binding protein; translation: MIGIVGSGITGLTAAWALGKFQDVSLFEKHSDVGMAAFGATQIIHGNEVEFDIPFRTIKRDYYPTLFQVYDKAGIQTKVVDYSFRVDSNSEPIFGFFSKKILGFHFGLPKLEVLLSKKGRVIFSDLLKFYANSKTDWQKENPDITILDFLKKYRYSNEFIYEFLLPTFALVNTCKTETVALYPAETIIGYHSRGYSYTPQETAKFGTRDIVNRLTQGLTDIRLNAGIFGIYKKGNKTIIQFESEEKEYEHVVVSTQANQAKNLLGKGFEEEIEILNEFRYEPSDVVLHTDPSYFTNPNVSLVFNIRNGYDKPEVTLDLARIIPELKGKKVFQTWNPHKLPTDDQILKLAKFERPVMDDRTAKAIQKISNLHSKPDCKLWLCGSYSLYGIPLLEAGAKSALQVVSKIVKKPVEEIIKA